In Paraburkholderia phenazinium, the following are encoded in one genomic region:
- a CDS encoding ABC transporter substrate-binding protein, translated as MKAAMKPALKAVGAAAVACAALNASAATVTIATLNNPDMIELKKLSPAFEQANPDIKLNWVILEENVLRQRATTDITTGSGQFDVMTIGAYETPQWGKRGWLTPITNLPAAYDLNDVVKTAREGLSYNGSLYALPFYVESSMTYYRKDLFAAKGLTMPDQPTYDQIQQFADKLTDKANGIYGICLRGKAGWGENMAYATTVVNTFGGRWFDEKWNPQLTSPEWKKAITFYVNLLQKDGPPGASSNGFNENLTLMSSGKCAMWIDATVAAGMLYNKQQSQIADKVGFAAAPIEVTPHGAHWLWAWALAIPKSSKQADAAKKFIAWATSKEYIEMVAKDEGWASAPPGTRQSTYARPEYKAAAPFADFVLKAIETADPNHPTLKPVPYTGVQFVGIPEFQSFGTVVGQSISGAVAGQMTVDQALAAGQATAERAVRQAGYLK; from the coding sequence ATGAAAGCAGCCATGAAACCCGCGCTCAAGGCGGTCGGCGCCGCAGCAGTCGCGTGCGCAGCACTGAATGCCTCGGCCGCGACGGTGACGATTGCGACCTTGAACAATCCGGACATGATCGAGCTGAAGAAGCTGTCGCCGGCGTTCGAGCAGGCCAATCCGGACATCAAGCTCAACTGGGTCATTCTTGAAGAGAACGTGCTGCGTCAGCGCGCCACCACCGACATCACGACCGGCAGCGGCCAGTTCGACGTGATGACGATCGGCGCCTACGAGACGCCGCAATGGGGCAAGCGCGGCTGGCTCACCCCGATCACGAACCTGCCCGCCGCCTATGACCTCAACGACGTTGTGAAGACGGCGCGCGAAGGGCTCTCGTACAACGGCTCGCTGTACGCGCTGCCGTTCTACGTCGAAAGCTCGATGACGTACTACCGCAAGGACCTGTTCGCGGCGAAGGGGCTGACCATGCCCGACCAGCCGACCTATGACCAGATCCAGCAGTTCGCCGACAAGCTCACCGACAAGGCCAACGGCATCTACGGCATCTGTCTGCGCGGCAAGGCGGGCTGGGGCGAAAACATGGCGTACGCGACGACGGTCGTGAACACCTTCGGCGGCCGCTGGTTCGACGAGAAGTGGAACCCGCAGCTCACCTCGCCGGAATGGAAGAAGGCCATCACGTTCTACGTGAACCTGCTGCAGAAGGACGGCCCTCCGGGAGCGAGCTCGAACGGTTTCAACGAAAACCTGACGCTGATGTCATCGGGCAAGTGCGCGATGTGGATCGATGCGACGGTGGCTGCCGGCATGCTGTACAACAAGCAGCAGTCGCAGATCGCCGACAAGGTGGGCTTTGCTGCGGCGCCGATCGAAGTCACGCCGCACGGCGCGCACTGGCTGTGGGCATGGGCGCTGGCGATTCCGAAGTCGTCGAAGCAGGCCGACGCGGCGAAGAAGTTCATCGCCTGGGCGACCTCGAAGGAATACATCGAGATGGTCGCGAAGGACGAAGGTTGGGCTTCGGCGCCTCCGGGAACGCGTCAGTCGACGTACGCCCGTCCTGAGTACAAGGCGGCGGCTCCGTTTGCCGACTTCGTGCTGAAGGCGATCGAAACGGCGGACCCGAATCATCCGACGCTTAAGCCGGTGCCGTACACCGGTGTGCAGTTCGTCGGCATTCCTGAGTTCCAGTCGTTCGGTACGGTAGTGGGTCAGAGCATCTCCGGCGCGGTTGCCGGTCAGATGACGGTCGATCAGGCACTGGCCGCTGGCCAGGCCACAGCCGAGCGCGCAGTGCGCCAGGCTGGCTACCTGAAGTGA